The proteins below come from a single Synechococcus sp. WH 8101 genomic window:
- a CDS encoding AbrB family transcriptional regulator codes for MLTGSDLLTKVKELSDVSKSDLVRACGYVSTKKDGGERLNFTAFYEALLEAKGVSLGDAPSKGIGKGGRKLSYIAKVQGNGNLLIGKAYTVMLDLEPGDEFEIKLGRKQIKLIPMGAVDEDGNEGDAGDVVSAA; via the coding sequence ATGCTCACCGGATCTGATCTGCTCACCAAGGTCAAAGAACTCAGCGACGTGTCCAAATCGGATCTCGTGCGCGCCTGCGGCTACGTGAGCACCAAAAAGGACGGCGGTGAGCGCCTGAATTTCACCGCTTTTTACGAAGCACTCCTGGAGGCCAAAGGCGTCAGCCTCGGTGATGCTCCCAGCAAGGGCATCGGCAAGGGCGGTCGCAAACTCAGCTATATCGCCAAGGTGCAGGGCAACGGCAATCTGCTGATCGGCAAGGCCTACACGGTCATGCTCGATCTCGAACCCGGCGATGAATTCGAAATTAAACTGGGTCGCAAGCAGATCAAGCTGATCCCCATGGGTGCCGTGGATGAAGATGGCAATGAGGGCGACGCCGGTGACGTGGTGAGCGCAGCCTGA
- a CDS encoding UPF0182 family protein produces MALALLVVWLLLRLRIEWAWFAQFQLQSVLALRWLLQTLAFAGAALIAAATLLWRWRWLRLAEPDPHPRQAIAQATTPGLWALQGWRYGLALAACLLVAASSLTMVLRLTWLALVDPFALSQWWSVPIQPGWPAGLALVLLSVSLGLGLRPKGGLQLAHGLGSVCLCITAGRAWGLWALALTIPSLGEREPLLGADVSFGLGRYSAIALGLELLLIQLLLTLSTSLWARLSRIPGLTDWAFPGLNRAERQRLRPLLALVCLLFAALLWLSRHQLLWSQDGVVAGAGWLDVHLVLPLRQLAAIAFALLAVLVVPIPAAIRRRRLRLIVATVAALALLAELLLVPPMQWLVVKPRELMLETPYLERAIAATRRAFQLDAISSREINPSSRLQPADLETGASTLRNIRLWDSQPLLATNRQLQQLRVYYRFSNAAVDRYQLQNDTDNRQQVILAARELDQASLPDRSRTWLNRHFVFTHGFGFTMSPVNTRAADGLPEYFISDLGLSTRIEGNPALQISAADVKEHVPIGRAALYFGLLPSPYAVAPTTVEEFDFPEGDRNIYNHYSGAAGVPLRTGMDRVAAAVYLKEPRLLNTGSLTSESRLLLRRDVKSRVKALAPFLQLWGEPYLVSVPIPANTSGYDSEQHQYWIVDGFTTSNTYPYASSLPDGRPLRYARNAVKAVVDAYNGSVHLYVQEPNDPIVRGWQRLFPQLFEPISALPGTLRQHLMVPPSLFELQVQQLLRYHVTNPRIFYSGDDVWQVPLELYGTQQIPVAPYHITAQLRANEASEFLLLQPLTPLARPNLSAWLAARSDDEHYGELVLLRFPSDVPIFGPEQIQALINQNPAISQQFGLWDRAGSEVVQGNLLVVPLGNALLYVEPVYLRARRGGLPTLTRVVVSDGSRVAMAANLIEGLNALMTGRVEGALVQELSRS; encoded by the coding sequence ATGGCCCTGGCCCTACTCGTGGTGTGGCTGCTGTTGCGGCTGCGAATCGAATGGGCCTGGTTTGCCCAATTCCAATTGCAGAGCGTGCTCGCTCTGCGCTGGCTGCTCCAGACCCTCGCCTTCGCTGGAGCCGCCCTGATCGCCGCTGCCACGCTGCTGTGGCGCTGGCGCTGGTTGCGGCTCGCCGAGCCTGACCCCCACCCCAGACAGGCCATTGCGCAGGCCACGACTCCGGGACTGTGGGCCCTGCAGGGCTGGCGCTACGGACTCGCCCTCGCCGCCTGTCTGCTGGTGGCGGCCTCGAGTCTGACGATGGTGCTGCGGCTCACCTGGCTGGCCCTGGTCGATCCCTTTGCCCTGAGTCAGTGGTGGAGCGTGCCGATCCAGCCCGGCTGGCCGGCCGGACTGGCCCTGGTGCTCCTGAGTGTGAGCCTGGGGTTGGGCCTCAGGCCGAAAGGTGGCCTGCAGCTGGCCCATGGGCTCGGCAGCGTCTGCCTCTGCATCACGGCGGGGCGCGCCTGGGGGCTCTGGGCGCTGGCCCTGACGATCCCATCCCTGGGCGAACGCGAACCCCTGCTCGGCGCCGATGTGAGCTTCGGCCTCGGACGCTATTCGGCGATCGCCCTCGGGCTCGAACTGCTGCTGATCCAACTGCTGCTCACCCTGAGCACCAGCCTCTGGGCCCGTCTCAGCCGCATCCCCGGACTGACGGATTGGGCCTTTCCGGGCCTCAACCGGGCCGAACGACAACGTCTACGTCCCCTGCTCGCCCTGGTGTGCCTGTTGTTCGCAGCCCTGCTCTGGCTGTCGCGCCATCAGTTGCTCTGGTCACAGGATGGCGTGGTGGCTGGCGCCGGCTGGCTCGATGTGCATCTGGTGCTGCCCCTGCGGCAACTGGCAGCGATCGCCTTTGCCCTGTTGGCGGTTCTGGTGGTGCCGATCCCGGCTGCGATCCGGCGCCGACGCCTGCGCCTGATCGTGGCAACCGTGGCGGCGCTGGCGCTGTTGGCGGAACTGTTGCTGGTGCCACCGATGCAGTGGCTGGTCGTGAAGCCGCGGGAACTGATGCTGGAAACGCCCTATCTGGAGCGGGCGATTGCCGCCACTCGACGGGCTTTTCAACTCGACGCGATCAGCAGCCGCGAGATCAATCCCTCCTCGCGCTTGCAACCGGCCGATCTGGAGACAGGGGCGAGCACCCTGCGCAACATCCGCCTCTGGGACAGCCAACCGCTGCTGGCCACCAACCGCCAGTTGCAGCAGTTGCGGGTGTATTACCGCTTCTCCAACGCGGCGGTGGATCGCTATCAACTCCAGAACGACACCGACAACCGCCAGCAGGTGATCCTGGCGGCCCGGGAGCTGGATCAGGCCTCCCTGCCCGATCGCTCCCGCACCTGGCTGAACCGCCATTTCGTGTTCACCCATGGCTTCGGCTTCACGATGAGCCCGGTGAACACCCGGGCCGCCGATGGCCTGCCGGAATATTTCATCAGCGATCTGGGCCTCTCGACCCGAATTGAAGGCAACCCCGCCCTGCAGATCAGCGCCGCCGACGTGAAAGAGCATGTGCCGATCGGTCGGGCCGCGCTCTATTTCGGCTTGTTGCCATCGCCCTATGCCGTGGCACCGACGACGGTGGAGGAATTTGATTTCCCCGAAGGCGATCGCAACATTTACAACCACTACTCCGGAGCTGCAGGGGTGCCTCTGCGCACCGGCATGGATCGGGTCGCGGCAGCGGTGTACTTGAAGGAACCGCGCCTGTTGAACACCGGCTCCTTGACCTCGGAATCCCGGCTGTTGCTGCGTCGGGATGTGAAAAGCCGAGTGAAAGCCCTGGCGCCCTTTCTGCAGCTCTGGGGAGAGCCCTATCTGGTGTCGGTGCCGATCCCGGCGAACACAAGCGGATACGACAGCGAGCAACATCAATATTGGATTGTCGATGGATTCACCACGTCGAACACCTATCCCTACGCCTCGAGCCTTCCCGATGGCCGGCCGCTGCGCTATGCGCGCAATGCGGTGAAAGCGGTGGTGGATGCCTACAACGGCAGCGTGCATCTCTACGTGCAGGAACCGAACGACCCGATCGTGCGGGGCTGGCAGCGCCTGTTTCCCCAGCTGTTTGAACCGATCAGCGCTCTCCCGGGCACCTTGCGTCAGCATCTGATGGTGCCGCCCAGTCTGTTTGAACTTCAGGTGCAGCAATTGCTTCGCTATCACGTCACCAACCCGCGCATCTTTTACAGCGGCGATGATGTGTGGCAGGTGCCGCTGGAGCTCTATGGCACGCAGCAGATTCCCGTCGCTCCTTATCACATCACAGCCCAGCTGAGGGCGAATGAAGCGTCGGAATTCCTCTTATTGCAGCCCCTCACCCCCCTGGCTCGGCCGAATCTCTCAGCCTGGCTGGCGGCCCGCAGCGACGATGAGCACTACGGCGAGCTGGTATTGCTGCGCTTCCCCTCCGACGTGCCGATCTTCGGTCCGGAACAAATCCAGGCCCTGATCAACCAGAACCCAGCGATCAGTCAACAGTTCGGGCTTTGGGATCGGGCCGGATCGGAAGTGGTGCAGGGCAACCTTCTGGTGGTCCCTCTGGGGAATGCCCTGCTGTATGTGGAGCCGGTGTATCTGCGGGCCCGTCGTGGCGGCCTGCCGACCCTGACCCGGGTGGTGGTGAGTGATGGCAGTCGTGTGGCGATGGCGGCCAATCTGATCGAAGGTCTCAATGCCCTGATGACCGGACGGGTGGAAGGGGCCCTGGTGCAGGAGCTGTCGCGCTCATAA
- a CDS encoding sodium:alanine symporter family protein: MDVLNDWLWGRVLIVALLAIGLVLSARTRWVQFRYFGAMFALLGRAFQQEGNHLSSFQALVLSVAGRVGGGNIAGVAVAISLGGPGAVFWMWVTGLIGMATSFFECTIAQVFKIAEVDGTYRGGPAYYIERGIGLRWMGLLFSLLLLLTFGLGFNALQSFTVASALADTFGVPPSISGAALMVVLGVIIFGGVRRIAEVAEVVVPFMAIGYFLLALVSLVIHASEIPGVLAEIVRGAFGLKSALGGGIGAAVMFGVKRGLFSNEAGLGSAPNVAAVAYVKHPVEQGIIQAFSVFIDTIVLCSCTAFLILVTPLYQPDGGAVAVTLTQQAMGYTMGWWGQAFITVALVLFAFTSIIYNYYLGENALNYFSDSNQTLFQGLRFVTLVLIIWGASQDLATVFGFADLTMGLLALVNLVALVMLMPVGLRILADYERQHLAGLSPSFVAADHDHLGIDPRSWPSD; the protein is encoded by the coding sequence TTGGATGTTCTCAATGATTGGCTCTGGGGACGGGTTCTGATCGTCGCCCTTTTGGCGATCGGTCTGGTCTTGAGCGCACGCACCCGCTGGGTGCAGTTTCGCTATTTCGGGGCGATGTTTGCGCTGCTGGGACGCGCCTTTCAGCAGGAGGGCAATCACCTGAGCTCTTTTCAGGCTCTCGTGCTCAGCGTGGCCGGTCGGGTCGGCGGTGGCAACATTGCCGGAGTCGCTGTCGCCATCAGCCTCGGCGGCCCGGGTGCTGTGTTCTGGATGTGGGTCACCGGTTTGATCGGCATGGCCACCAGCTTCTTTGAATGCACGATCGCCCAGGTGTTCAAAATCGCTGAAGTGGATGGCACCTATCGAGGCGGACCGGCGTATTACATCGAGCGCGGCATCGGCCTGCGCTGGATGGGCCTGCTCTTTTCCCTGCTGTTGCTGCTGACCTTCGGCCTTGGTTTCAATGCGCTGCAGTCATTCACGGTGGCCAGCGCCCTGGCCGACACCTTTGGTGTTCCACCCTCCATCAGTGGTGCGGCGCTCATGGTGGTGCTGGGCGTGATCATCTTCGGGGGTGTGCGGCGGATCGCCGAGGTGGCGGAGGTGGTGGTGCCGTTCATGGCGATCGGCTACTTCCTGCTGGCGCTGGTGTCGTTGGTCATCCATGCCAGTGAAATTCCTGGCGTGTTGGCTGAGATTGTGCGGGGTGCCTTCGGTTTGAAGTCGGCCCTGGGTGGGGGGATCGGCGCGGCGGTCATGTTCGGTGTCAAACGCGGTTTGTTCTCCAATGAAGCCGGTCTCGGCAGTGCCCCCAACGTGGCGGCTGTGGCTTATGTGAAGCATCCGGTGGAGCAGGGGATCATTCAGGCGTTCAGTGTGTTCATCGACACCATCGTTCTCTGCAGTTGCACCGCCTTTCTCATCCTTGTGACGCCCTTGTATCAGCCGGATGGCGGCGCAGTGGCGGTCACCCTCACCCAACAGGCGATGGGCTACACGATGGGCTGGTGGGGACAGGCCTTCATCACTGTCGCCCTGGTGTTGTTTGCCTTCACGTCCATTATTTACAACTACTACCTCGGTGAAAATGCTTTGAATTACTTCAGTGATTCCAATCAAACCCTGTTTCAGGGGTTGCGATTTGTCACCTTGGTGTTGATCATCTGGGGGGCCAGCCAGGACCTTGCCACGGTGTTTGGTTTTGCTGATCTCACCATGGGGCTGCTGGCGCTAGTGAATCTGGTGGCCTTGGTGATGTTGATGCCTGTGGGCTTACGGATTCTCGCCGACTATGAGCGGCAACATTTGGCTGGCTTGAGTCCGAGTTTCGTGGCGGCTGATCACGATCATCTGGGCATCGATCCCCGCAGTTGGCCCTCGGACTGA
- a CDS encoding peroxiredoxin: protein MTANGCLRVGQQAPDFTATAVVDQEFKEISLSQYRGKYVVLFFYPLDFTFVCPTEITAFSDRYADFSSKNTEVLGVSVDSQFSHLAWIQTPRNQGGLGDIAYPLVADLKKEIASAYNVLDEEEGVALRGLFIIDPEGVIMHATINNLPVGRNVDETLRVLQAFQYVQSHPDEVCPANWTPGEKTMKPDPVGSKEFFAAVN from the coding sequence ATGACCGCCAACGGCTGCCTGCGTGTGGGCCAACAGGCCCCTGACTTCACCGCCACCGCAGTGGTTGACCAGGAGTTCAAGGAGATCTCCCTGTCTCAGTACCGCGGCAAGTATGTGGTGCTGTTCTTCTACCCTCTCGATTTCACCTTCGTCTGCCCGACGGAAATCACCGCCTTCAGCGATCGCTACGCTGACTTCTCCAGCAAGAACACCGAAGTGCTGGGCGTGTCGGTGGACAGCCAGTTCAGCCACCTCGCTTGGATCCAGACACCCCGCAACCAGGGTGGTCTTGGTGACATCGCCTATCCCCTCGTTGCCGACCTCAAGAAAGAGATCGCCAGCGCTTACAACGTCCTCGATGAAGAGGAAGGCGTCGCCCTCCGCGGTCTGTTCATCATCGATCCCGAAGGCGTGATCATGCACGCCACCATCAACAATCTGCCCGTGGGCCGTAACGTTGATGAGACTCTGCGCGTGCTCCAGGCCTTCCAGTACGTGCAGTCGCACCCCGATGAGGTTTGCCCCGCCAACTGGACCCCTGGCGAGAAGACCATGAAGCCCGATCCCGTGGGTTCCAAGGAGTTCTTCGCAGCTGTCAACTGA
- the ftsH gene encoding ATP-dependent zinc metalloprotease FtsH, whose translation MARFKPEPPPTYSELLSQIKAGKVKDLQLVPARREVIVHYPDGRSSTVPIFANDQQVLRTAEAAGIPLTVKDVRQEQALAGLAGNLALIALIVVGLSLLLRRSAQVANRAMGFGRSQARVKSQEEVTIRFEDVAGINEAKEELQEVVTFLKTPERFIQIGAKIPRGVLLVGPPGTGKTLLAKAIAGEAGVPFFSMAASEFVELFVGVGASRVRDLFKKAKEKAPCIVFIDEIDAVGRQRGAGIGGGNDEREQTLNQLLTEMDGFADNSGVILLAATNRADVLDTALMRPGRFDRRIHVDLPDRKGREAILGVHARTRPLAPEVSLQDWARRTPGFSGADLANLLNEAAILTARQEVSAIGDAQIEAALERITMGLTAAPLQDSAKKRLIAYHEIGHALVAALTPHADRVDKVTLLPRSGGVGGFTRFWPDEERLDSGLISRATLQARLVVALGGRAAETVVFGLSEVTQGASGDLQMVSQLAREMVTRFGFSSLGPVALEGAGHEVFLGRDLIQTRPAYAERTGREIDLQVRQLAQAALDQAMALLRCRREVMDRLVEALIEEETLHTDRFLALAGIDETATAPTVG comes from the coding sequence ACCAGCAGGTGCTGCGCACCGCCGAGGCGGCGGGCATCCCGCTCACGGTGAAAGATGTCCGCCAGGAGCAGGCCCTCGCAGGCCTGGCCGGCAATCTCGCCCTGATCGCCCTGATCGTGGTGGGGCTCTCCTTGCTGTTGCGGCGCTCCGCCCAGGTGGCCAATCGCGCCATGGGCTTCGGTCGCAGCCAGGCGCGGGTGAAATCCCAGGAGGAGGTGACGATCCGCTTTGAAGATGTGGCCGGCATCAATGAAGCCAAAGAAGAACTGCAGGAGGTTGTGACCTTCCTGAAGACACCGGAACGCTTCATTCAGATCGGCGCCAAGATTCCCCGCGGCGTGTTGTTGGTGGGCCCCCCCGGCACTGGCAAGACCCTGCTGGCCAAAGCGATCGCCGGTGAAGCGGGCGTGCCGTTCTTCTCGATGGCCGCCTCCGAATTCGTGGAGTTGTTTGTGGGCGTGGGCGCCAGCCGCGTCCGAGATCTCTTCAAAAAAGCCAAAGAGAAAGCTCCCTGCATCGTGTTCATCGACGAGATCGATGCGGTGGGGCGTCAGCGCGGCGCCGGCATCGGCGGCGGGAACGATGAGCGGGAGCAGACGCTCAACCAGCTGCTCACCGAAATGGACGGTTTCGCCGACAACTCCGGTGTGATCCTGCTGGCGGCCACCAACAGGGCCGACGTGCTCGACACGGCCCTGATGCGCCCGGGCCGTTTTGATCGGCGCATCCACGTCGACCTTCCCGATCGCAAGGGCCGCGAAGCGATCCTGGGGGTGCATGCCCGCACCCGCCCCCTGGCTCCAGAGGTCTCGCTTCAAGACTGGGCCCGGCGCACCCCGGGCTTCTCCGGCGCCGACCTTGCCAATCTGCTCAATGAGGCGGCGATCCTCACGGCAAGGCAAGAGGTGAGCGCGATCGGTGATGCCCAGATCGAGGCCGCCCTGGAGCGGATCACGATGGGGCTCACCGCCGCACCGCTGCAGGACAGCGCCAAGAAGCGCCTGATCGCTTATCACGAAATCGGCCACGCTCTGGTGGCGGCGCTCACCCCCCATGCCGACAGGGTCGACAAGGTGACGCTGTTGCCACGCAGTGGCGGCGTGGGCGGCTTCACTCGCTTCTGGCCCGATGAAGAGCGACTCGATTCCGGCCTGATCAGCCGCGCCACCCTGCAGGCCCGCCTGGTGGTGGCCCTGGGTGGTCGGGCCGCGGAAACCGTGGTCTTCGGCCTCAGCGAAGTGACCCAGGGAGCCTCGGGCGATCTGCAGATGGTGAGTCAACTGGCGCGGGAAATGGTGACCCGCTTCGGCTTCTCCAGCCTCGGTCCGGTGGCCCTCGAGGGCGCCGGCCATGAGGTGTTTCTCGGCCGCGATCTGATCCAAACCCGTCCGGCCTACGCCGAGCGCACGGGTCGGGAAATCGATCTGCAGGTGCGCCAGCTGGCCCAGGCGGCGCTGGATCAGGCGATGGCGCTCCTGCGCTGTCGACGGGAGGTGATGGATCGGCTGGTGGAGGCCCTGATCGAAGAGGAGACCCTGCACACCGACCGCTTTCTCGCCCTGGCAGGCATCGACGAAACCGCCACCGCCCCTACCGTTGGGTAG